One window from the genome of Esox lucius isolate fEsoLuc1 chromosome 23, fEsoLuc1.pri, whole genome shotgun sequence encodes:
- the LOC105020488 gene encoding zinc finger protein 658B isoform X2 yields MKMQHMKEEVPLLPLSSLRLLVPPLRLVSAALWHVVQQRCVSDYGLVEEFVTTVFDIVPDMMSYRERVQLIMGLRAQLVLELCRSDHIRNSDSIQHHLNRMKTSIITYGEQSCDPEVKASESNFLKLIATLQEDPVEKEHFFQKVFPEEFGPKYHSALETLVWDFLSRLEKLLPTPNLQQTASWFLPDPCVLEECLQSVSHPEPLRTLLQYHTNCTPAPHTEANALSSGNNHLLSQLRTAPLETMGAFTEQADQQIQPKHTQGFVTNQSPASSDIESETTHLLDYMETEQGRDSVEMLPLNEELESDFVECINQEITARDINDGTLDKESAKDEKMYEDFLNLRSDNGINILGVASSEQEVQEMSPLSPSDWLRQPRVLLQRLEISEMLLPESEFSLKLRREGLHIDHEGFLGQRGGQVILQRGRNVNVHPSDSQPLCSLVSDPSHNQGQFQRSKRVKICSFCGKAFREAKDFTAHIRSHTEQEPFYCILSEQQFENLENFQKCQQKVCEVADQTEEDIMSATSVEDWTETANKTVPQRRHLKRSLDKPRQPYQINKCSLCDKTFSWLRGLKEHMKYTHGRVLCLNCGDVFEGSDFASHKGCLKRLSCPLCGDMFQLTERKQCEEPNPQKLPSKAHSGVSALSFENVTRIPPPTNCALQNPSHILPFQIVNDYRTCLLCNESFANREDMRMHLKFHHCILPYPCFKCGESFQSPPDLQKHSNECSGRNIPDSRKCPRCRVKTSKYTNQQEMTSPEVNLERHEPDQQLCAGDKNVESPQSSTTKVDVSNDSLQHQPNQTFSQSNLIERGFFNQQTTLAATPPRANVPGEINFRRGQASSEDVDASQPLREVDPADRSSSLASRENGTEVLQTHSSETSAGAAPTLPPGVDLDCRTCHLCSKTFRLRKSLTMHLRRHGEGAIKCSICSKNFACNKELSGHLANKTGCGPMLRNRIAVIPPADYKAVHLTCPDCLQQFTSENKLKCHMVYHTGKGFSCSFCGRMFFESRQLDVHIRSHTHRPYLCDTCGKDFTCENDLKVHKHVHTSERPYACTACGRKFKFKGNLKSHQMLHTGERPFACTLCQVRCLNNRHLKLHIMRHHTKERPFKCHGCGKGYIQKSDLRHHLVLKPSCLVAQS; encoded by the exons ATGAAAATGCAACATATGAAGGAAGAAG TTCCGCTTCTTCCCCTGTCGTCTCTGCGCCTCCTGGTTCCTCCACTGCGCTTGGTGTCGGCAGCTCTGTGGCATGTGGTTCAACAGAGGTGTGTCTCGGACTATGGCTTAGTAGAGGAGTTTGTCACCACTGTGTTTGACATTGTCCCTGATATGATGTCTTACCGAGAGAGAGTTCAACTCATCATGGGGTTGAGAGCTCAG CTTGTTCTGGAGTTGTGTCGCTCAGATCATATACGCAACTCTGATTCCATCCAGCATCACCTGAACAGGATGAAGACAAGCATCATCACTTATGGAGAACAA AGCTGTGATCCTGAGGTTAAGGCTTCTGAATCCAACTTCCTGAAGTTGATTGCAACGCTGCAGGAAGATCCAGTGGAGAAAGAACATTTCTTTCAG AAAGTTTTTCCAGAGGAATTTGGCCCAAAATATCACTCAGCACTGGAGACTCTGGTGTGGGATTTCCTCTCTAGGCTGGAGAAGCTGCTTCCAACACCAAACCTGCAACAG ACGGCGTCCTGGTTCCTACCTGACCCCTGTGTTCTGGAGGAGTGTTTGCAGTCTGTGAGTCATCCAGAGCCTCTGAGGACCCTTCTCCAGTACCACACCAATTGTACTCCAGCCCCACATACAGAGGCCAATG CTCTGTCTTCTGGAAACAACCACCTCCTCTCACAGCTGCGTACTGCTCCCCTAGAGACAATGGGAGCCTTCACTGAACAAG CTGACCAGCAGATCCAGCCCAAACATACGCAGGGATTTGTGACCAATCAAAGCCCTGCCTCATCTGACATTGAGTCAGAAACGACACATTTGTTGGATTACATGGAGACTGAACAGGGGAGAGATAGCGTTGAAATGTTGCCTTTGAATGAAGAGCTGGAGTCTGATTTTGTAGAGTGTATTAACCAGGAAATTACAGCAAGAGACATAAATGATGGGACACTTGACAAAGAGTCAGCAAAAGATGAGAAAATGTATGAAGATTTTCTCAACCTTCGTAGTGACAATGGGATAAATATTCTAGGAGTAGCCAGCAGTGAACAGGAAGTCCAAGAAATGTCTCCGTTATCACCTTCTGATTGGCTGCGTCAGCCCAGAGTTCTCCTGCAAAGACTTGAGATTTCTGAAATGCTGTTACCCGAGTCCGAGTTCTCTTTAAAATTGAGAAGAGAGGGGCTTCATATAGACCATGAAGGATTTctaggacagagaggaggacaggtgaTATTACAGAGGGGGAGGAATGTCAATGTACACCCTTCAGATAGTCAACCTCTGTGTTCTTTAGTCTCTGACCCCTCCCATAACCAGGGTCAATTTCAAAGAAGCAAGCGTGTGAAAATATGCTCCTTCTGTGGAAAAGCTTTCAGGGAAGCGAAAGATTTCACGGCACATATAAGAAGTCACACTGAGCAGGAACCTTTCTACTGCATTCTGAGTGAACAGCAATTTGAAAACCTTGAGAACTTCCAAAAATGCCAGCAGAAAGTGTGTGAGGTGGCCGATCAAACAGAAGAGGACATCATGTCCGCCACATCTGTGGAGGATTGGACAGAGACGGCCAACAAAACTGTACCCCAGAGAAGGCACTTGAAGAGATCACTTGATAAACCAAGACAGCCTTACCAAATCAACAAGTGCTCCCTGTGTGACAAGACCTTCAGTTGGCTGAGAGGCTTGAAGGAGCACATGAAATACACACATGGGAGAGTCCTGTGCCTCAACTGCGGGGATGTTTTTGAGGGCTCAGATTTTGCTAGCCACAAAGGGTGTTTGAAACGTCTCTCTTGCCCTTTGTGTGGGGACATGTTTCAACTCACTGAGAGAAAACAGTGTGAGGAGCCAAACCCACAGAAACTGCCAAGTAAGGCCCACTCGGGTGTCAGCGCgctttcatttgaaaatgtgactaggATTCCGCCGCCCACAAACTGTGCACTGCAGAATCCATCTCACATTCTACCCTTTCAGATAGTTAATGATTACAGAACATGCCTTTTGTGTAATGAGTCTTTTGCTAATAGAGAAGACATGAGAATGCATCTGAAGTTTCATCACTGCATACTTCCTTACCCGTGTTTCAAATGTGGGGAGAGTTTCCAAAGTCCACCTGATCTGCAGAAACACTCGAACGAGTGTTCAGGCCGAAACATTCCAGACTCCAGGAAGTGTCCACGTTGCCGGGTGAAGACTTCTAAATATACAAACCAGCAAGAAATGACAAGTCCAGAAGTAAACCTTGAAAGACATGAGCCGGACCAGCAGTTATGTGCAGGGGACAAAAATGTGGAGAGCCCTCAGTCTAGCACCACCAAAGTTGACGTCTCTAATGACTCGCTGCAACACCAGCCAAACCAaactttcagccaatcaaactTAATTGAAAGGGGCTTTTTCAATCAGCAAACCACTCTCGCAGCAACTCCACCTAGAGCAAACGTGCCTGGTGAAATTAACTTTCGCAGAGGACAAGCCTCAAGTGAGGATGTCGATGCTAGCCAACCCCTAAGAGAGGTTGACCCAGCAGATAGAAGCTCATCTCTGGCTTCAAGGGAGAACGGGACAGAGGTTCTCCAGACCCATAGTTCTGAAACGTCTGCAGGTGCTGCTCCCACTCTGCCCCCCGGCGTGGATTTAGACTGTAGAACATGTCACTTGTGCTCAAAGACTTTCCGTCTGAGAAAATCCCTGACCATGCACCTGAGACGTCACGGCGAGGGCGCCATTAAATGTTCCATATGTTCAAAGAACTTTGCTTGTAACAAAGAATTATCGGGTCACTTGGCCAACAAAACAGGCTGTGGTCCAATGCTTCGTAATCGTATCGCTGTAATCCCTCCCGCAGATTACAAGGCAGTCCACCTCACCTGCCCTGATTGTCTGCAGCAGTTTACCAGTGAAAATAAGCTGAAATGTCACATGGTGTATCACACAGGAAAGGGGTTCTCCTGTAGCTTCTGTGGCAGAATGTTCTTTGAATCAAGGCAACTGGACGTGCACATCCGCTCTCACACTCATCGGCCATATTTGTGTGATACGTGCGGCAAAGATTTCACGTGTGAGAATGATTTGAAAGTACACAAGCATGTTCACACCAGCGAGCGACCCTACGCCTGCACGGCCTGTGGAAGGAAGTTTAAATTCAAGGGTAACCTGAAATCTCACCAAATGCTTCACACAGGAGAGCGGCCATTTGCATGCACGCTGTGTCAGGTACGCTGTCTCAATAATAGGCACCTGAAACTACACATCATGCGTCATCACACGAAAGAAAGAccttttaaatgtcatggtTGTGGGAAGGGCTATATACAGAAAAGCGATTTGAGACACCACCTTGTTTTGAAGCCAAGTTGTCTTGTGGCTCAGAGTTAA
- the LOC105020488 gene encoding zinc finger protein 658B isoform X1 gives MKMQHMKEEVPLLPLSSLRLLVPPLRLVSAALWHVVQQRCVSDYGLVEEFVTTVFDIVPDMMSYRERVQLIMGLRAQLVLELCRSDHIRNSDSIQHHLNRMKTSIITYGEQSCDPEVKASESNFLKLIATLQEDPVEKEHFFQKVFPEEFGPKYHSALETLVWDFLSRLEKLLPTPNLQQTASWFLPDPCVLEECLQSVSHPEPLRTLLQYHTNCTPAPHTEANALSSGNNHLLSQLRTAPLETMGAFTEQADQPNHTQEFMTNQSPDQQIQPKHTQGFVTNQSPASSDIESETTHLLDYMETEQGRDSVEMLPLNEELESDFVECINQEITARDINDGTLDKESAKDEKMYEDFLNLRSDNGINILGVASSEQEVQEMSPLSPSDWLRQPRVLLQRLEISEMLLPESEFSLKLRREGLHIDHEGFLGQRGGQVILQRGRNVNVHPSDSQPLCSLVSDPSHNQGQFQRSKRVKICSFCGKAFREAKDFTAHIRSHTEQEPFYCILSEQQFENLENFQKCQQKVCEVADQTEEDIMSATSVEDWTETANKTVPQRRHLKRSLDKPRQPYQINKCSLCDKTFSWLRGLKEHMKYTHGRVLCLNCGDVFEGSDFASHKGCLKRLSCPLCGDMFQLTERKQCEEPNPQKLPSKAHSGVSALSFENVTRIPPPTNCALQNPSHILPFQIVNDYRTCLLCNESFANREDMRMHLKFHHCILPYPCFKCGESFQSPPDLQKHSNECSGRNIPDSRKCPRCRVKTSKYTNQQEMTSPEVNLERHEPDQQLCAGDKNVESPQSSTTKVDVSNDSLQHQPNQTFSQSNLIERGFFNQQTTLAATPPRANVPGEINFRRGQASSEDVDASQPLREVDPADRSSSLASRENGTEVLQTHSSETSAGAAPTLPPGVDLDCRTCHLCSKTFRLRKSLTMHLRRHGEGAIKCSICSKNFACNKELSGHLANKTGCGPMLRNRIAVIPPADYKAVHLTCPDCLQQFTSENKLKCHMVYHTGKGFSCSFCGRMFFESRQLDVHIRSHTHRPYLCDTCGKDFTCENDLKVHKHVHTSERPYACTACGRKFKFKGNLKSHQMLHTGERPFACTLCQVRCLNNRHLKLHIMRHHTKERPFKCHGCGKGYIQKSDLRHHLVLKPSCLVAQS, from the exons ATGAAAATGCAACATATGAAGGAAGAAG TTCCGCTTCTTCCCCTGTCGTCTCTGCGCCTCCTGGTTCCTCCACTGCGCTTGGTGTCGGCAGCTCTGTGGCATGTGGTTCAACAGAGGTGTGTCTCGGACTATGGCTTAGTAGAGGAGTTTGTCACCACTGTGTTTGACATTGTCCCTGATATGATGTCTTACCGAGAGAGAGTTCAACTCATCATGGGGTTGAGAGCTCAG CTTGTTCTGGAGTTGTGTCGCTCAGATCATATACGCAACTCTGATTCCATCCAGCATCACCTGAACAGGATGAAGACAAGCATCATCACTTATGGAGAACAA AGCTGTGATCCTGAGGTTAAGGCTTCTGAATCCAACTTCCTGAAGTTGATTGCAACGCTGCAGGAAGATCCAGTGGAGAAAGAACATTTCTTTCAG AAAGTTTTTCCAGAGGAATTTGGCCCAAAATATCACTCAGCACTGGAGACTCTGGTGTGGGATTTCCTCTCTAGGCTGGAGAAGCTGCTTCCAACACCAAACCTGCAACAG ACGGCGTCCTGGTTCCTACCTGACCCCTGTGTTCTGGAGGAGTGTTTGCAGTCTGTGAGTCATCCAGAGCCTCTGAGGACCCTTCTCCAGTACCACACCAATTGTACTCCAGCCCCACATACAGAGGCCAATG CTCTGTCTTCTGGAAACAACCACCTCCTCTCACAGCTGCGTACTGCTCCCCTAGAGACAATGGGAGCCTTCACTGAACAAGCTGACCAGCCCAACCATACACAGGAATTTATGACCAATCAAAGCCCTGACCAGCAGATCCAGCCCAAACATACGCAGGGATTTGTGACCAATCAAAGCCCTGCCTCATCTGACATTGAGTCAGAAACGACACATTTGTTGGATTACATGGAGACTGAACAGGGGAGAGATAGCGTTGAAATGTTGCCTTTGAATGAAGAGCTGGAGTCTGATTTTGTAGAGTGTATTAACCAGGAAATTACAGCAAGAGACATAAATGATGGGACACTTGACAAAGAGTCAGCAAAAGATGAGAAAATGTATGAAGATTTTCTCAACCTTCGTAGTGACAATGGGATAAATATTCTAGGAGTAGCCAGCAGTGAACAGGAAGTCCAAGAAATGTCTCCGTTATCACCTTCTGATTGGCTGCGTCAGCCCAGAGTTCTCCTGCAAAGACTTGAGATTTCTGAAATGCTGTTACCCGAGTCCGAGTTCTCTTTAAAATTGAGAAGAGAGGGGCTTCATATAGACCATGAAGGATTTctaggacagagaggaggacaggtgaTATTACAGAGGGGGAGGAATGTCAATGTACACCCTTCAGATAGTCAACCTCTGTGTTCTTTAGTCTCTGACCCCTCCCATAACCAGGGTCAATTTCAAAGAAGCAAGCGTGTGAAAATATGCTCCTTCTGTGGAAAAGCTTTCAGGGAAGCGAAAGATTTCACGGCACATATAAGAAGTCACACTGAGCAGGAACCTTTCTACTGCATTCTGAGTGAACAGCAATTTGAAAACCTTGAGAACTTCCAAAAATGCCAGCAGAAAGTGTGTGAGGTGGCCGATCAAACAGAAGAGGACATCATGTCCGCCACATCTGTGGAGGATTGGACAGAGACGGCCAACAAAACTGTACCCCAGAGAAGGCACTTGAAGAGATCACTTGATAAACCAAGACAGCCTTACCAAATCAACAAGTGCTCCCTGTGTGACAAGACCTTCAGTTGGCTGAGAGGCTTGAAGGAGCACATGAAATACACACATGGGAGAGTCCTGTGCCTCAACTGCGGGGATGTTTTTGAGGGCTCAGATTTTGCTAGCCACAAAGGGTGTTTGAAACGTCTCTCTTGCCCTTTGTGTGGGGACATGTTTCAACTCACTGAGAGAAAACAGTGTGAGGAGCCAAACCCACAGAAACTGCCAAGTAAGGCCCACTCGGGTGTCAGCGCgctttcatttgaaaatgtgactaggATTCCGCCGCCCACAAACTGTGCACTGCAGAATCCATCTCACATTCTACCCTTTCAGATAGTTAATGATTACAGAACATGCCTTTTGTGTAATGAGTCTTTTGCTAATAGAGAAGACATGAGAATGCATCTGAAGTTTCATCACTGCATACTTCCTTACCCGTGTTTCAAATGTGGGGAGAGTTTCCAAAGTCCACCTGATCTGCAGAAACACTCGAACGAGTGTTCAGGCCGAAACATTCCAGACTCCAGGAAGTGTCCACGTTGCCGGGTGAAGACTTCTAAATATACAAACCAGCAAGAAATGACAAGTCCAGAAGTAAACCTTGAAAGACATGAGCCGGACCAGCAGTTATGTGCAGGGGACAAAAATGTGGAGAGCCCTCAGTCTAGCACCACCAAAGTTGACGTCTCTAATGACTCGCTGCAACACCAGCCAAACCAaactttcagccaatcaaactTAATTGAAAGGGGCTTTTTCAATCAGCAAACCACTCTCGCAGCAACTCCACCTAGAGCAAACGTGCCTGGTGAAATTAACTTTCGCAGAGGACAAGCCTCAAGTGAGGATGTCGATGCTAGCCAACCCCTAAGAGAGGTTGACCCAGCAGATAGAAGCTCATCTCTGGCTTCAAGGGAGAACGGGACAGAGGTTCTCCAGACCCATAGTTCTGAAACGTCTGCAGGTGCTGCTCCCACTCTGCCCCCCGGCGTGGATTTAGACTGTAGAACATGTCACTTGTGCTCAAAGACTTTCCGTCTGAGAAAATCCCTGACCATGCACCTGAGACGTCACGGCGAGGGCGCCATTAAATGTTCCATATGTTCAAAGAACTTTGCTTGTAACAAAGAATTATCGGGTCACTTGGCCAACAAAACAGGCTGTGGTCCAATGCTTCGTAATCGTATCGCTGTAATCCCTCCCGCAGATTACAAGGCAGTCCACCTCACCTGCCCTGATTGTCTGCAGCAGTTTACCAGTGAAAATAAGCTGAAATGTCACATGGTGTATCACACAGGAAAGGGGTTCTCCTGTAGCTTCTGTGGCAGAATGTTCTTTGAATCAAGGCAACTGGACGTGCACATCCGCTCTCACACTCATCGGCCATATTTGTGTGATACGTGCGGCAAAGATTTCACGTGTGAGAATGATTTGAAAGTACACAAGCATGTTCACACCAGCGAGCGACCCTACGCCTGCACGGCCTGTGGAAGGAAGTTTAAATTCAAGGGTAACCTGAAATCTCACCAAATGCTTCACACAGGAGAGCGGCCATTTGCATGCACGCTGTGTCAGGTACGCTGTCTCAATAATAGGCACCTGAAACTACACATCATGCGTCATCACACGAAAGAAAGAccttttaaatgtcatggtTGTGGGAAGGGCTATATACAGAAAAGCGATTTGAGACACCACCTTGTTTTGAAGCCAAGTTGTCTTGTGGCTCAGAGTTAA
- the LOC105020488 gene encoding zinc finger protein 658B isoform X3, whose translation MKMQHMKEEVPLLPLSSLRLLVPPLRLVSAALWHVVQQRCVSDYGLVEEFVTTVFDIVPDMMSYRERVQLIMGLRAQHHLNRMKTSIITYGEQSCDPEVKASESNFLKLIATLQEDPVEKEHFFQKVFPEEFGPKYHSALETLVWDFLSRLEKLLPTPNLQQTASWFLPDPCVLEECLQSVSHPEPLRTLLQYHTNCTPAPHTEANALSSGNNHLLSQLRTAPLETMGAFTEQADQPNHTQEFMTNQSPDQQIQPKHTQGFVTNQSPASSDIESETTHLLDYMETEQGRDSVEMLPLNEELESDFVECINQEITARDINDGTLDKESAKDEKMYEDFLNLRSDNGINILGVASSEQEVQEMSPLSPSDWLRQPRVLLQRLEISEMLLPESEFSLKLRREGLHIDHEGFLGQRGGQVILQRGRNVNVHPSDSQPLCSLVSDPSHNQGQFQRSKRVKICSFCGKAFREAKDFTAHIRSHTEQEPFYCILSEQQFENLENFQKCQQKVCEVADQTEEDIMSATSVEDWTETANKTVPQRRHLKRSLDKPRQPYQINKCSLCDKTFSWLRGLKEHMKYTHGRVLCLNCGDVFEGSDFASHKGCLKRLSCPLCGDMFQLTERKQCEEPNPQKLPSKAHSGVSALSFENVTRIPPPTNCALQNPSHILPFQIVNDYRTCLLCNESFANREDMRMHLKFHHCILPYPCFKCGESFQSPPDLQKHSNECSGRNIPDSRKCPRCRVKTSKYTNQQEMTSPEVNLERHEPDQQLCAGDKNVESPQSSTTKVDVSNDSLQHQPNQTFSQSNLIERGFFNQQTTLAATPPRANVPGEINFRRGQASSEDVDASQPLREVDPADRSSSLASRENGTEVLQTHSSETSAGAAPTLPPGVDLDCRTCHLCSKTFRLRKSLTMHLRRHGEGAIKCSICSKNFACNKELSGHLANKTGCGPMLRNRIAVIPPADYKAVHLTCPDCLQQFTSENKLKCHMVYHTGKGFSCSFCGRMFFESRQLDVHIRSHTHRPYLCDTCGKDFTCENDLKVHKHVHTSERPYACTACGRKFKFKGNLKSHQMLHTGERPFACTLCQVRCLNNRHLKLHIMRHHTKERPFKCHGCGKGYIQKSDLRHHLVLKPSCLVAQS comes from the exons ATGAAAATGCAACATATGAAGGAAGAAG TTCCGCTTCTTCCCCTGTCGTCTCTGCGCCTCCTGGTTCCTCCACTGCGCTTGGTGTCGGCAGCTCTGTGGCATGTGGTTCAACAGAGGTGTGTCTCGGACTATGGCTTAGTAGAGGAGTTTGTCACCACTGTGTTTGACATTGTCCCTGATATGATGTCTTACCGAGAGAGAGTTCAACTCATCATGGGGTTGAGAGCTCAG CATCACCTGAACAGGATGAAGACAAGCATCATCACTTATGGAGAACAA AGCTGTGATCCTGAGGTTAAGGCTTCTGAATCCAACTTCCTGAAGTTGATTGCAACGCTGCAGGAAGATCCAGTGGAGAAAGAACATTTCTTTCAG AAAGTTTTTCCAGAGGAATTTGGCCCAAAATATCACTCAGCACTGGAGACTCTGGTGTGGGATTTCCTCTCTAGGCTGGAGAAGCTGCTTCCAACACCAAACCTGCAACAG ACGGCGTCCTGGTTCCTACCTGACCCCTGTGTTCTGGAGGAGTGTTTGCAGTCTGTGAGTCATCCAGAGCCTCTGAGGACCCTTCTCCAGTACCACACCAATTGTACTCCAGCCCCACATACAGAGGCCAATG CTCTGTCTTCTGGAAACAACCACCTCCTCTCACAGCTGCGTACTGCTCCCCTAGAGACAATGGGAGCCTTCACTGAACAAGCTGACCAGCCCAACCATACACAGGAATTTATGACCAATCAAAGCCCTGACCAGCAGATCCAGCCCAAACATACGCAGGGATTTGTGACCAATCAAAGCCCTGCCTCATCTGACATTGAGTCAGAAACGACACATTTGTTGGATTACATGGAGACTGAACAGGGGAGAGATAGCGTTGAAATGTTGCCTTTGAATGAAGAGCTGGAGTCTGATTTTGTAGAGTGTATTAACCAGGAAATTACAGCAAGAGACATAAATGATGGGACACTTGACAAAGAGTCAGCAAAAGATGAGAAAATGTATGAAGATTTTCTCAACCTTCGTAGTGACAATGGGATAAATATTCTAGGAGTAGCCAGCAGTGAACAGGAAGTCCAAGAAATGTCTCCGTTATCACCTTCTGATTGGCTGCGTCAGCCCAGAGTTCTCCTGCAAAGACTTGAGATTTCTGAAATGCTGTTACCCGAGTCCGAGTTCTCTTTAAAATTGAGAAGAGAGGGGCTTCATATAGACCATGAAGGATTTctaggacagagaggaggacaggtgaTATTACAGAGGGGGAGGAATGTCAATGTACACCCTTCAGATAGTCAACCTCTGTGTTCTTTAGTCTCTGACCCCTCCCATAACCAGGGTCAATTTCAAAGAAGCAAGCGTGTGAAAATATGCTCCTTCTGTGGAAAAGCTTTCAGGGAAGCGAAAGATTTCACGGCACATATAAGAAGTCACACTGAGCAGGAACCTTTCTACTGCATTCTGAGTGAACAGCAATTTGAAAACCTTGAGAACTTCCAAAAATGCCAGCAGAAAGTGTGTGAGGTGGCCGATCAAACAGAAGAGGACATCATGTCCGCCACATCTGTGGAGGATTGGACAGAGACGGCCAACAAAACTGTACCCCAGAGAAGGCACTTGAAGAGATCACTTGATAAACCAAGACAGCCTTACCAAATCAACAAGTGCTCCCTGTGTGACAAGACCTTCAGTTGGCTGAGAGGCTTGAAGGAGCACATGAAATACACACATGGGAGAGTCCTGTGCCTCAACTGCGGGGATGTTTTTGAGGGCTCAGATTTTGCTAGCCACAAAGGGTGTTTGAAACGTCTCTCTTGCCCTTTGTGTGGGGACATGTTTCAACTCACTGAGAGAAAACAGTGTGAGGAGCCAAACCCACAGAAACTGCCAAGTAAGGCCCACTCGGGTGTCAGCGCgctttcatttgaaaatgtgactaggATTCCGCCGCCCACAAACTGTGCACTGCAGAATCCATCTCACATTCTACCCTTTCAGATAGTTAATGATTACAGAACATGCCTTTTGTGTAATGAGTCTTTTGCTAATAGAGAAGACATGAGAATGCATCTGAAGTTTCATCACTGCATACTTCCTTACCCGTGTTTCAAATGTGGGGAGAGTTTCCAAAGTCCACCTGATCTGCAGAAACACTCGAACGAGTGTTCAGGCCGAAACATTCCAGACTCCAGGAAGTGTCCACGTTGCCGGGTGAAGACTTCTAAATATACAAACCAGCAAGAAATGACAAGTCCAGAAGTAAACCTTGAAAGACATGAGCCGGACCAGCAGTTATGTGCAGGGGACAAAAATGTGGAGAGCCCTCAGTCTAGCACCACCAAAGTTGACGTCTCTAATGACTCGCTGCAACACCAGCCAAACCAaactttcagccaatcaaactTAATTGAAAGGGGCTTTTTCAATCAGCAAACCACTCTCGCAGCAACTCCACCTAGAGCAAACGTGCCTGGTGAAATTAACTTTCGCAGAGGACAAGCCTCAAGTGAGGATGTCGATGCTAGCCAACCCCTAAGAGAGGTTGACCCAGCAGATAGAAGCTCATCTCTGGCTTCAAGGGAGAACGGGACAGAGGTTCTCCAGACCCATAGTTCTGAAACGTCTGCAGGTGCTGCTCCCACTCTGCCCCCCGGCGTGGATTTAGACTGTAGAACATGTCACTTGTGCTCAAAGACTTTCCGTCTGAGAAAATCCCTGACCATGCACCTGAGACGTCACGGCGAGGGCGCCATTAAATGTTCCATATGTTCAAAGAACTTTGCTTGTAACAAAGAATTATCGGGTCACTTGGCCAACAAAACAGGCTGTGGTCCAATGCTTCGTAATCGTATCGCTGTAATCCCTCCCGCAGATTACAAGGCAGTCCACCTCACCTGCCCTGATTGTCTGCAGCAGTTTACCAGTGAAAATAAGCTGAAATGTCACATGGTGTATCACACAGGAAAGGGGTTCTCCTGTAGCTTCTGTGGCAGAATGTTCTTTGAATCAAGGCAACTGGACGTGCACATCCGCTCTCACACTCATCGGCCATATTTGTGTGATACGTGCGGCAAAGATTTCACGTGTGAGAATGATTTGAAAGTACACAAGCATGTTCACACCAGCGAGCGACCCTACGCCTGCACGGCCTGTGGAAGGAAGTTTAAATTCAAGGGTAACCTGAAATCTCACCAAATGCTTCACACAGGAGAGCGGCCATTTGCATGCACGCTGTGTCAGGTACGCTGTCTCAATAATAGGCACCTGAAACTACACATCATGCGTCATCACACGAAAGAAAGAccttttaaatgtcatggtTGTGGGAAGGGCTATATACAGAAAAGCGATTTGAGACACCACCTTGTTTTGAAGCCAAGTTGTCTTGTGGCTCAGAGTTAA